Genomic DNA from Vibrio tubiashii ATCC 19109:
GCGAGTCGTCTGAATCAGTGTTTTGCAAGCGGAGACGGCAGGTGGTGATTGGTTGGCCACCATCTCTGCTAGTTGAATTGCAGCTTCAAGTGCTTGCCCCTGCTCCACGACCTCTTCAACTAAACGGATATCAAACGCTTTATCGGCACTCACTTGTTCACCGCACAGAATGATTCGCTTAGCCCATCCTTCTCCGACTAACGCTGTTAGGTTTTGTGTCCCACCAGCGCAAGGCAACAAGCCGACTTTCGCTTCAGGCAAAGCTAACTTAGCTTGTTTCTCTGCGATGCGAATATCGCAGGCGAGCGCGACTTCTAGCCCACCTCCCATCGCATAACCATTTATGGCGGCAATGGAAACGCCACGAAAAGCACTCAAGGTCTCAAAGGCTTCTCCAAAGGCGCGAGCCATATCCGCGGCAACACTTGTGTCTCCGGAGGCAAAAAGATTCAGATCAGCGCCCGCGGAGAAAAACTTCTCTCCTTGGCCAGTAATCACCAGAGCATAGACATCCATATTGCTATTAAGCTCATTCACCAACTGTTTAAGCTGATTCAAGCTCTGTTTTGTCCAAGTGTTGGCTGGCGGGTTGTTC
This window encodes:
- a CDS encoding enoyl-CoA hydratase, whose amino-acid sequence is MSQQSVNPIEHKIYNHVAVLTMNNPPANTWTKQSLNQLKQLVNELNSNMDVYALVITGQGEKFFSAGADLNLFASGDTSVAADMARAFGEAFETLSAFRGVSIAAINGYAMGGGLEVALACDIRIAEKQAKLALPEAKVGLLPCAGGTQNLTALVGEGWAKRIILCGEQVSADKAFDIRLVEEVVEQGQALEAAIQLAEMVANQSPPAVSACKTLIQTTRSNPISYGLVKERELFIHLFDTEDQTEGVNAFLEKRRPEWKNK